The Dokdonella koreensis DS-123 genome has a segment encoding these proteins:
- the moaB gene encoding molybdenum cofactor biosynthesis protein B — MTAQADFVPLHLCVLTVSDTRGPDEDTSGDYLVLSLGQAGHRLHERRICRDDRYLVRAIVAAWIAEPQVNGVIVTGGTGFTGRDSTPEAVRPLLDKEMPGFGEVFRALSYEDIGTSTMQSRAFAGLSNETFVFCLPGSTSACRLAWEKLLRDQLDARTRPCNLPGLIPRLRER, encoded by the coding sequence ATGACCGCGCAAGCCGACTTCGTGCCGCTCCACCTGTGCGTGCTGACCGTATCGGACACGCGCGGTCCCGACGAGGACACCTCCGGCGACTACCTCGTGCTGTCGCTCGGCCAGGCCGGGCACCGCCTGCACGAGCGCAGGATCTGCCGCGACGACCGCTACCTCGTGCGCGCGATCGTCGCCGCCTGGATCGCCGAGCCGCAGGTCAACGGCGTGATCGTCACCGGCGGCACCGGCTTCACCGGTCGCGACTCGACGCCCGAAGCGGTACGCCCATTGCTCGACAAGGAAATGCCCGGCTTCGGCGAGGTCTTCCGCGCACTCAGCTACGAGGACATCGGCACCTCGACGATGCAGTCGCGCGCGTTCGCCGGCCTGTCCAACGAGACCTTCGTGTTCTGCCTGCCCGGCTCCACCTCGGCCTGCCGGCTGGCCTGGGAGAAGCTGTTGCGCGACCAGCTCGACGCGCGGACCCGGCCGTGCAACCTCCCTGGACTGATTCCGCGCCTGCGCGAACGCTGA
- the ppk2 gene encoding polyphosphate kinase 2, giving the protein MKKKKYEEQLEGLYDELVDLQHWMIQTGQRVVVLLEGRDAAGKGGVIKAIEAPLNNRYVRTVSLPKPSEREATQWYFQRYAAHLPAAGELVLFDRSWYNRAGVEHVMGYCSPDQYQRFLVDCPVFEDLLAADGIVLFKYWLTVDQAQQEERFAERASDPRKRWKLSPIDLEARKRYEDYGRARDAMLKATHRPRAPWSLVDFNDQRRGRLNLIHDLVRRLPERTPPDKPLKLPKLARKPARETPADASLWVPETF; this is encoded by the coding sequence ATGAAGAAGAAGAAATACGAAGAACAGCTGGAAGGGCTCTACGACGAGCTGGTCGATCTCCAGCACTGGATGATCCAGACCGGCCAGCGGGTGGTCGTGCTGCTGGAGGGACGCGACGCGGCCGGCAAGGGCGGCGTCATCAAGGCGATCGAGGCGCCGCTCAACAACCGCTACGTGCGCACGGTATCGCTGCCCAAGCCGTCCGAGCGCGAGGCGACGCAGTGGTACTTCCAGCGCTATGCCGCGCACCTGCCGGCGGCGGGCGAGCTGGTCCTGTTCGACCGCAGCTGGTACAACCGCGCCGGCGTCGAGCACGTGATGGGCTACTGCAGCCCGGATCAGTACCAGCGCTTCCTGGTCGACTGCCCGGTCTTCGAGGACCTGCTGGCCGCCGACGGCATCGTGCTGTTCAAGTACTGGCTGACCGTGGACCAGGCCCAGCAGGAGGAACGCTTCGCCGAGCGCGCCAGCGATCCGCGCAAGCGCTGGAAGCTCTCGCCGATCGACCTGGAGGCGCGCAAGCGCTACGAGGACTACGGCCGGGCGCGCGATGCGATGCTGAAAGCCACGCACCGCCCGCGGGCGCCGTGGTCGCTGGTGGATTTCAACGACCAGCGGCGCGGCCGGCTCAACCTGATCCACGACCTCGTGCGTCGCCTGCCCGAGCGCACGCCGCCGGACAAGCCGCTCAAGCTGCCGAAGCTGGCACGCAAGCCGGCGCGCGAAACGCCGGCCGACGCGAGCCTGTGGGTGCCCGAGACGTTCTGA
- a CDS encoding acylphosphatase, whose amino-acid sequence MPVVRYLVSGRVQGVGFRAATRAQALRLRLDGYARNRADGRVEVLAAGPDAALAALEAWLQRGPPAARVDAVQREDCDTPAPDGFVIR is encoded by the coding sequence ATGCCGGTCGTTCGCTACCTGGTTTCCGGCCGCGTCCAGGGTGTCGGCTTCCGCGCCGCCACGCGCGCGCAGGCCCTGCGCCTGCGGCTCGACGGCTACGCCCGCAACCGGGCCGACGGCCGGGTCGAGGTGCTGGCCGCCGGCCCGGACGCGGCGCTGGCGGCGCTGGAAGCCTGGCTGCAGCGCGGGCCGCCGGCCGCGCGCGTGGACGCGGTGCAGCGCGAGGACTGCGACACGCCGGCGCCGGACGGCTTCGTCATCCGCTGA
- a CDS encoding TlpA family protein disulfide reductase, with protein MKRLILSVLLAMLATGLASAAGTGSTPPAKPTLKVTTLDGKAWDLAGQRGKWVIVNFWATWCAPCIKEMPEFSAFVGEREDVVAIGLEIGDEERAEVDAFLAKRPVVYPIAQVPMSDPPADFGAPRGLPTTYLIAPDGTVAKKFMGPVTRRDLEQVIAGHKAG; from the coding sequence ATGAAACGTCTGATCCTGTCCGTCCTGCTGGCGATGCTGGCGACCGGGCTCGCCTCGGCGGCCGGGACCGGCAGCACCCCGCCGGCGAAGCCCACGCTCAAGGTCACCACCCTCGACGGCAAGGCCTGGGACCTGGCCGGCCAGCGCGGCAAGTGGGTCATCGTCAACTTCTGGGCGACCTGGTGCGCGCCGTGCATCAAGGAGATGCCGGAATTCTCGGCCTTCGTCGGCGAGCGCGAGGACGTGGTCGCGATCGGCCTGGAGATCGGCGACGAGGAGCGCGCCGAGGTCGACGCATTCCTGGCCAAGCGGCCGGTCGTCTATCCGATCGCCCAGGTGCCGATGAGCGATCCACCCGCCGACTTCGGCGCGCCGCGCGGCCTGCCGACGACCTACCTGATCGCGCCGGACGGGACGGTCGCCAAGAAGTTCATGGGGCCGGTGACGCGCCGCGACCTCGAGCAGGTCATCGCCGGGCACAAGGCCGGCTGA
- a CDS encoding virulence factor BrkB family protein: protein MSAFLRFTLRRFLEDRCTQAAGALAYTSVFALVPLTAAILGILAAFPVFGEWRIQLTAFIFNNFVPAAGDTVQEYITQFADNASKATAVGVLVLLFSAVALMMSIEDAFNRIWRVQAGRRPVSRFVIYWTALTLGPLLLVAALAISSYLFALPFIDAAEAQFSIRARVLGLLPFLIVWAALVAAFVVIPNREVRFRHAVIGALIAAVLFDLAKRGFAYYVTDLASYQKVYGALAMVPIFFFWIYLSWLIVLLGASITASLSAFDYRPPSQRLPEGHEFAGLLRVVAHLADAQRAGHGLTTRTLRQRESFLTDDLLQRYLKDMQRISMIRRTEIGEWVLTRSLDSLSLHDLYEAGGYRLPSGDAQPGFQWPAQDVVRNTARDLGEDLDVPLSRIFPFPAPDPAPPTKEPA, encoded by the coding sequence GTGTCGGCATTCCTGCGCTTCACGCTGAGGCGCTTCCTCGAGGACCGGTGCACCCAGGCGGCCGGCGCGCTGGCCTATACCAGCGTCTTCGCACTGGTGCCGCTGACTGCCGCGATCCTCGGCATCCTGGCGGCGTTCCCGGTCTTCGGCGAATGGCGCATCCAGCTGACGGCGTTCATTTTCAACAATTTCGTCCCGGCCGCCGGCGACACGGTGCAGGAATACATCACGCAGTTCGCCGACAACGCCAGCAAGGCGACCGCCGTGGGCGTCCTGGTGCTGCTGTTCAGCGCGGTGGCGTTGATGATGAGCATCGAGGACGCGTTCAACCGGATCTGGCGCGTCCAGGCCGGGCGCCGCCCGGTCTCGCGCTTCGTCATCTACTGGACCGCGTTGACGCTCGGCCCGCTGCTGCTGGTGGCGGCGCTGGCGATCAGCTCCTACCTGTTCGCGCTGCCGTTCATCGATGCGGCCGAGGCGCAGTTCTCGATCCGCGCGCGCGTGCTCGGCCTGTTGCCGTTCCTGATCGTCTGGGCCGCGCTGGTGGCGGCGTTCGTCGTGATCCCCAACCGCGAGGTGCGCTTCCGCCACGCCGTGATCGGCGCCCTGATCGCCGCCGTGCTGTTCGACCTGGCCAAGCGCGGGTTCGCCTACTACGTGACCGACCTGGCCAGCTACCAGAAGGTCTACGGCGCGCTGGCGATGGTCCCGATCTTCTTCTTCTGGATCTACCTGTCCTGGCTGATCGTGCTGCTGGGCGCCTCGATCACCGCGTCGCTGAGCGCGTTCGACTACCGGCCGCCTTCGCAGCGGCTGCCGGAAGGGCACGAGTTCGCCGGCCTGCTGCGCGTGGTCGCCCACCTGGCCGACGCCCAGCGCGCCGGCCACGGATTGACCACGCGCACGCTGCGCCAGCGCGAGAGCTTCCTGACCGACGACCTGCTGCAGCGCTATCTGAAGGACATGCAGCGCATCAGCATGATCCGCCGGACCGAGATCGGCGAATGGGTGCTGACGCGCAGCCTGGACAGCCTGAGCCTGCACGACCTCTACGAAGCGGGCGGCTACCGCCTGCCGTCCGGCGATGCGCAGCCGGGCTTCCAGTGGCCCGCGCAGGACGTCGTGCGCAACACGGCACGCGATCTGGGCGAGGACCTGGACGTGCCGTTGAGCCGGATCTTCCCTTTCCCGGCGCCGGACCCGGCGCCGCCCACCAAGGAACCTGCATGA
- the wrbA gene encoding NAD(P)H:quinone oxidoreductase, with protein sequence MSEILVLHYSRTGKVAQLARLVARGIAEVPGMQARLRSVPPVAPVTESAQPPVPDEGAPYVTREDLRDCAGLILGSPTRFGNMAAPLKHFLDTTGAEWASGTLAGKPGAVFTATNTMHGGQETTLVSMMLPLLHHGMLIVGIPYTEPTLSHTASGGTPYGASHVGGADGGNGISDDERVLARALGRRVAEVAARLGRGA encoded by the coding sequence ATGAGCGAAATCCTTGTCCTCCATTACAGCCGGACCGGAAAGGTGGCCCAGCTCGCCCGGCTGGTCGCGCGCGGCATCGCCGAGGTGCCGGGCATGCAGGCGCGTCTGCGCAGCGTGCCGCCGGTGGCGCCGGTGACCGAATCGGCCCAGCCGCCGGTGCCGGACGAGGGCGCGCCGTACGTCACGCGCGAGGACCTGCGTGACTGCGCCGGCCTGATCCTGGGCAGCCCGACCCGCTTCGGCAACATGGCCGCGCCGCTCAAGCATTTCCTCGACACGACCGGCGCCGAATGGGCCTCGGGCACGCTCGCCGGCAAGCCCGGCGCGGTCTTCACCGCGACGAACACGATGCACGGCGGCCAGGAGACGACCCTGGTGTCGATGATGCTGCCACTCTTGCACCACGGCATGCTGATCGTCGGCATTCCATACACCGAACCGACGCTGAGCCACACGGCGAGCGGCGGCACGCCCTACGGCGCCAGCCACGTCGGCGGGGCCGACGGCGGCAACGGCATCAGTGACGACGAGCGCGTGCTCGCGCGCGCGCTGGGCCGGCGCGTGGCCGAGGTCGCCGCGCGCCTCGGGCGCGGCGCGTGA
- a CDS encoding DUF2069 domain-containing protein, with product MTALRVGFLAWAGLVALQPAWYLWSAPPQNGQGALALALTLPPLLLPLLALRTGARRALTWIGIVSLFYFCHGIVAAYAVPAARPIALLQVLICTLLVGALGWNAIAARRRAGAARPAG from the coding sequence GTGACGGCGCTGCGCGTCGGCTTCCTGGCCTGGGCCGGCCTGGTCGCGCTGCAGCCGGCCTGGTACCTGTGGAGCGCGCCGCCGCAAAACGGCCAGGGTGCCCTGGCGCTCGCCCTGACGCTGCCGCCCCTGCTGCTGCCGCTGCTCGCGCTGCGGACCGGCGCACGGCGCGCCCTGACCTGGATCGGCATCGTCAGCCTGTTCTATTTCTGCCACGGCATCGTCGCCGCCTATGCGGTGCCCGCGGCCCGGCCGATCGCCCTGCTCCAGGTCTTGATCTGCACGCTGCTGGTCGGCGCGCTCGGCTGGAACGCGATCGCTGCCCGGCGCCGCGCCGGCGCGGCGCGTCCCGCCGGCTGA
- a CDS encoding LysR substrate-binding domain-containing protein yields MMAGDGLADLNDLRFFAAVVDHGGFSAAGRALGVPKSRLSKRVALLEERLGVRLLRRTTRRLALTEVGERFHGHCRAMLEQAQAAQEAVEVLRAEPSGVVRVSCPVGLAQTLVAWVLPDFLLQHPKVQVRLVATNRRIDLIGEGIDIAVRVRERQDAEAALVLRSVGEARAVLVASPAFLDAQGRPRVPADLARYPLLSMDEHEGPQWLRLFDAAGRPVEIEMRAPLVCGDFVVLHEAARRGVGVAMLPDFVCAPAVARGELERLLPEWDTPQGTVHFVYTGRRGLLPGVRALIDYLTDVLPKNAQLLATRCVEASHSRPASR; encoded by the coding sequence ATGATGGCTGGCGACGGCCTGGCGGATCTGAACGACCTGCGCTTCTTCGCGGCGGTGGTCGATCACGGCGGGTTCTCGGCGGCCGGCCGGGCACTGGGGGTGCCCAAGTCCCGGCTCAGCAAGCGGGTGGCCCTGCTGGAGGAGCGGCTCGGCGTCCGGCTGCTGCGGCGGACCACGCGGCGCCTCGCGCTGACCGAGGTCGGCGAGCGTTTCCACGGTCACTGCCGGGCCATGCTCGAACAGGCGCAGGCGGCGCAGGAGGCGGTCGAGGTGCTGCGCGCCGAGCCCAGCGGCGTGGTCCGCGTCAGCTGCCCGGTCGGGCTGGCACAGACGCTGGTGGCCTGGGTCCTGCCCGACTTCCTGCTGCAGCATCCGAAGGTGCAGGTCCGCCTGGTCGCCACCAACCGCCGCATCGACCTGATCGGCGAAGGCATCGACATCGCCGTGCGGGTGCGCGAGCGCCAGGATGCCGAGGCCGCGCTGGTGCTGCGCAGCGTCGGCGAGGCGCGTGCGGTGCTGGTGGCGAGTCCGGCCTTTCTCGACGCGCAGGGACGCCCGCGCGTACCGGCGGACCTGGCGCGCTATCCGCTGCTGTCGATGGACGAGCACGAAGGCCCGCAATGGCTACGGCTGTTCGACGCTGCCGGGCGGCCGGTCGAGATCGAGATGCGGGCGCCGCTGGTCTGCGGCGACTTCGTCGTCCTGCACGAGGCGGCGCGGCGTGGCGTCGGCGTGGCGATGCTGCCGGATTTCGTCTGCGCCCCCGCCGTCGCCCGCGGCGAGCTCGAACGGCTCCTGCCGGAATGGGACACGCCGCAGGGAACGGTGCACTTCGTCTACACCGGCCGGCGCGGTCTCCTGCCGGGCGTGCGTGCGCTGATCGACTACCTGACGGATGTGTTGCCGAAGAACGCGCAGCTCCTGGCCACGCGCTGCGTGGAGGCGTCGCATTCGAGGCCGGCGTCCCGTTAG
- a CDS encoding FMN-dependent NADH-azoreductase produces the protein MKLLHIDSSALGAHSVSRDLTASIVEAFRERHPGLDVAYRDLAAAPLGDWSPAAAADGDALDQFLSSDVIVVGAPMYNFAIPSQLKAWIDRVCVAGRTFRYEATGPVGLAGGKRVVIASTRGGLYTEGPTAALDFQEPYLRRMFAFLGIDDVRVVRAEGLNLDEGHRRQALAAAQESIDGLRARAA, from the coding sequence ATGAAGCTGCTGCATATCGACTCGAGCGCCCTCGGCGCCCATTCGGTCTCGCGCGATCTCACTGCCTCGATCGTCGAGGCGTTCCGCGAGCGCCACCCCGGCCTCGATGTCGCCTACCGCGACCTCGCCGCCGCGCCGCTCGGCGACTGGTCGCCGGCGGCCGCCGCCGACGGCGACGCGCTCGACCAGTTCCTGTCCAGCGACGTGATCGTCGTCGGCGCCCCGATGTACAACTTCGCGATCCCGTCGCAGCTCAAGGCCTGGATCGACCGGGTCTGCGTGGCCGGACGGACGTTCCGCTACGAGGCCACCGGACCGGTCGGGCTGGCCGGCGGCAAGCGCGTGGTGATCGCCTCCACCCGGGGCGGCCTCTACACCGAAGGTCCGACCGCCGCCCTCGATTTCCAGGAGCCGTACCTGCGCCGCATGTTCGCGTTCCTCGGCATCGACGACGTCCGCGTGGTGCGGGCCGAAGGGCTCAACCTCGACGAGGGTCATCGCCGCCAGGCGCTGGCGGCGGCGCAGGAGAGCATCGACGGGCTGCGCGCCAGGGCGGCCTGA
- a CDS encoding asparaginase domain-containing protein: MQHLTILTTGGTIDKIYFDDKSTYQIGDPQIGEILTSLGVAFAFDVRSLMRKDSLHMDDADRALIREAIEQQSHRHVLVTHGTDTMVETARALEGLTGKVVVLTGALNPALFDRSDAVFNIGCAVGAVQSLPDGVYIAMNGRVWHPGQVRKNREANRFETAG; this comes from the coding sequence ATGCAGCACCTCACGATCCTCACCACCGGCGGCACGATCGACAAGATCTACTTCGACGACAAGTCGACCTACCAGATCGGCGACCCGCAGATCGGCGAGATCCTGACCTCGCTCGGCGTGGCGTTCGCGTTCGACGTGCGCTCGCTGATGCGCAAGGACAGCCTGCACATGGACGACGCCGATCGCGCGCTGATCCGCGAGGCGATCGAGCAGCAGTCACACCGGCACGTGCTGGTGACCCACGGCACCGACACCATGGTCGAGACCGCCCGTGCCCTGGAAGGCCTGACCGGCAAGGTGGTGGTGCTGACCGGCGCGCTGAACCCGGCGCTGTTCGACCGGTCCGATGCGGTGTTCAACATCGGCTGCGCCGTCGGCGCGGTGCAATCCCTGCCGGACGGCGTCTACATCGCGATGAACGGGCGCGTCTGGCACCCGGGCCAGGTTCGCAAGAACCGCGAAGCCAATCGCTTCGAAACCGCCGGCTGA
- a CDS encoding MlaA family lipoprotein: MPKSPLLNSLRPFALALGLVLLSACTIAPPRTDDPYERFNRKMYTFNDTVDRVAIRPVAVGYRKITTPNMRRVVSNFFANIRMPITIANDLLQGKPGQAGRNTGRFVINTTLGFLGLFDPASEMNLPPNSNDFGITLAKWGVPDGPYLVLPLLGPTTTRDVWRTPVDSYYFDPLSWYAREHDLTHNTEYLPQFVYLVTLRSSGIDAEGLLEGVYDPYVFFRDAYRQRRLYDVYDGEPPVDVIEKLQGTDDVDVDQLLEEQQQYEQRKGGG, from the coding sequence ATGCCGAAAAGCCCGCTCCTGAACAGCCTGCGCCCGTTCGCCCTCGCGCTCGGCCTCGTCCTCCTGTCCGCCTGCACCATCGCGCCGCCGCGTACGGACGACCCGTACGAGCGGTTCAACCGGAAGATGTACACGTTCAACGACACGGTGGATCGCGTCGCGATCCGGCCGGTGGCCGTGGGCTATCGCAAGATCACCACGCCGAACATGCGCCGGGTGGTCAGCAATTTCTTCGCGAACATCCGGATGCCGATCACGATCGCCAACGACCTGCTGCAGGGCAAGCCCGGCCAGGCCGGGCGCAACACCGGCCGCTTCGTGATCAATACCACCCTGGGCTTCCTCGGGTTGTTCGACCCCGCCAGCGAGATGAACCTGCCGCCGAACTCGAACGATTTCGGCATCACGCTGGCGAAGTGGGGCGTCCCGGATGGTCCGTACCTGGTGCTGCCGCTGCTCGGCCCGACCACCACGCGCGACGTCTGGCGCACGCCGGTGGACAGCTACTACTTCGACCCGTTGAGCTGGTACGCGCGCGAGCACGACCTCACCCACAACACCGAGTACCTGCCGCAGTTCGTCTACCTGGTCACGCTGCGTTCGTCGGGGATCGACGCGGAGGGGTTGCTCGAAGGCGTCTACGACCCCTACGTCTTCTTCCGCGACGCCTATCGCCAGCGACGGCTCTACGACGTCTACGACGGCGAGCCGCCGGTCGACGTCATCGAGAAGCTGCAGGGCACCGACGACGTGGACGTCGACCAGTTGCTCGAGGAGCAGCAGCAGTACGAGCAGCGCAAAGGCGGCGGTTAG
- the rpoZ gene encoding DNA-directed RNA polymerase subunit omega: MARITVEDCLEVVDNRFELVLMATKRARQLAKGADSVVDSNNDKPTVVALREIAERKVDQPMIDEIDRLAREKAEREALEWAAAEVDDDLSKGGDDL, encoded by the coding sequence ATGGCCCGTATTACCGTTGAAGATTGCCTCGAAGTGGTCGACAACCGCTTCGAACTGGTTCTGATGGCCACCAAGCGCGCACGCCAGCTGGCCAAGGGTGCCGACAGCGTCGTGGACAGCAACAACGACAAGCCCACCGTGGTCGCACTGCGCGAGATCGCCGAGCGCAAGGTGGACCAGCCGATGATCGACGAGATCGACCGTCTGGCGCGCGAGAAGGCCGAGCGCGAGGCGCTGGAATGGGCCGCGGCCGAGGTCGACGACGACCTGTCCAAGGGCGGGGACGACCTGTGA
- a CDS encoding RelA/SpoT family protein: protein MDAAVKVQPTGTDALPPDVVALEQRLATYLPADQVARVRQAYAIGDRAHAGQTRKSGEPYITHPVAVATILADLGLDAETIISAILHDTLEDTPLTREELVATFGETVAELVDGVTKLDNVRFRTRQEAAAESFRKMLLAMARDLRVILIKLADRLHNMRTLGSMAPESRRRIARETLDIYAPIAQRLGMNKFKSELQDLGFRALYPDRHRIIGARVRASAGNRREAMKRIEAELETRLSAEKIQHRIVSRIKSPYSVYMKMRNDNKSFAQVMDVFGFRVVVDSVMECYHALGTIHALYKPLDGRFKDFIAIPKANGYQSLHTVLFGPFGMPIEIQIRTEDMNSVAERGIAAHWAYKNESGASNNAQNRAREWLSNLVDEQRVIPSSIEFIENVKVDLFPDEVYLFTPKGRILALPRNATALDFAYAVHTNVGDHAVAARIDDRLVPLRTRLASGQTVEIITAPSAAPSPQWLEWVVSGKARTAIRHHLKRLQHEDAVDFGHRMLDRALDGLGASLDLVRRPVLERYLADNRFKRLEELLSDIALGNRMPDTVARSLLMLQGHPAVTAHTVSEKILITGSERGVLSFGNCCHPVPGDPIMGYLSAGKGVVVHRLECPNVPEFRKSPERCVEIDWDREVEGDYRVELRVSAHNRPGVLAQVATAIADSASNIENVEYQERDLMNAMLVFTIEVKNRKHLADVMRHVRRLGVVNSVHRHPV, encoded by the coding sequence GTGGACGCTGCAGTGAAAGTCCAGCCTACCGGGACCGACGCCCTTCCCCCCGACGTGGTCGCGCTCGAGCAGCGGCTGGCCACGTACCTGCCTGCCGACCAGGTCGCCCGGGTCCGCCAGGCCTACGCGATCGGCGACCGCGCGCATGCGGGGCAGACCCGCAAGAGCGGCGAGCCCTACATCACCCATCCGGTCGCGGTCGCCACGATCCTGGCCGACCTCGGCCTCGACGCCGAGACGATCATCTCGGCGATCCTGCACGACACGCTCGAAGACACGCCGCTGACGCGCGAGGAACTGGTCGCCACGTTCGGCGAGACCGTCGCCGAGCTGGTCGACGGCGTCACCAAGCTCGACAACGTGCGTTTCCGCACGCGCCAGGAGGCGGCCGCCGAGAGCTTCCGCAAGATGCTGCTGGCGATGGCGCGCGACCTGCGCGTCATCCTGATCAAGCTGGCCGACCGGCTGCACAACATGCGCACGCTCGGCTCGATGGCGCCCGAGTCGCGCCGCCGCATCGCGCGCGAGACGCTCGACATCTACGCGCCGATCGCCCAGCGGCTGGGCATGAACAAGTTCAAGTCCGAGCTGCAGGATCTCGGCTTCCGGGCGCTCTACCCGGACCGCCACCGCATCATCGGCGCCCGCGTGCGCGCATCGGCGGGCAACCGGCGCGAAGCGATGAAGCGGATCGAGGCGGAGCTGGAGACCCGGCTGTCGGCCGAGAAGATCCAGCACCGGATCGTCAGCCGCATCAAGTCGCCGTACAGCGTCTACATGAAGATGCGCAACGACAACAAGTCCTTCGCGCAGGTCATGGACGTGTTCGGCTTCCGTGTCGTCGTGGACAGCGTGATGGAGTGCTACCACGCGCTCGGTACGATCCACGCGCTCTACAAGCCGCTCGACGGCCGCTTCAAGGACTTCATCGCGATCCCGAAGGCGAACGGCTACCAGTCGCTGCACACGGTGCTGTTCGGGCCGTTCGGCATGCCGATCGAGATCCAGATCCGCACCGAGGACATGAACAGCGTGGCCGAGCGCGGCATCGCCGCGCACTGGGCCTACAAGAACGAATCGGGCGCGTCGAACAACGCCCAGAACCGCGCGCGCGAGTGGCTGTCGAACCTGGTCGACGAGCAGCGCGTGATCCCGTCCTCGATCGAGTTCATCGAGAACGTCAAGGTGGACCTGTTCCCCGACGAGGTCTACCTGTTCACCCCCAAGGGACGCATCCTCGCGCTGCCGCGCAACGCGACCGCACTGGACTTCGCCTATGCGGTGCACACCAACGTCGGCGACCACGCCGTCGCCGCGCGCATCGACGACCGGCTGGTGCCGCTGCGCACGCGCCTGGCCAGCGGCCAGACCGTCGAGATCATCACCGCGCCATCGGCGGCGCCGAGCCCGCAGTGGCTGGAGTGGGTCGTGTCGGGCAAGGCACGCACGGCGATCCGCCACCACCTCAAGCGCCTGCAGCACGAGGACGCGGTCGATTTCGGCCATCGCATGCTCGACCGCGCGCTCGACGGCCTCGGTGCCTCGCTCGACCTCGTGCGCCGGCCGGTGCTCGAGCGCTACCTGGCCGACAACCGCTTCAAGCGCCTGGAAGAACTGCTCTCGGACATCGCGCTGGGCAACCGCATGCCCGACACCGTCGCGCGCAGCCTGCTGATGCTGCAGGGACATCCCGCCGTCACCGCGCACACGGTCAGCGAGAAGATCCTGATCACCGGCAGCGAACGCGGCGTGCTGAGCTTCGGCAACTGCTGCCATCCGGTGCCGGGCGATCCGATCATGGGCTACCTGTCGGCCGGCAAGGGCGTGGTCGTGCACCGGCTCGAATGCCCGAACGTGCCCGAGTTCCGCAAGTCGCCCGAGCGCTGCGTCGAGATCGACTGGGATCGCGAGGTCGAGGGCGACTACCGCGTCGAGCTGCGCGTGAGCGCGCACAACCGTCCCGGCGTCCTGGCCCAGGTCGCGACCGCGATCGCCGACTCGGCCTCGAACATCGAGAACGTCGAGTACCAGGAACGCGACCTCATGAATGCGATGCTGGTGTTCACGATCGAGGTCAAGAACCGCAAGCACCTGGCCGACGTCATGCGCCACGTGCGCCGCCTGGGCGTCGTCAACTCGGTACACCGCCACCCGGTCTGA
- a CDS encoding RidA family protein has translation MRTIIQTDAAPQAIGPYSQAVRAGDTVYLSGQIPLDPATGALVEGDIGLQARRVFDNLRAVCEAAGGSLAGLVRIGIYLTDLGDFATVNEVMKDYFAAPYPARSTIQVSGLPRGAAVEVDAILVLG, from the coding sequence ATGCGAACGATCATCCAGACCGACGCCGCGCCCCAGGCCATCGGCCCCTATTCCCAGGCCGTACGGGCCGGCGATACCGTCTATCTCTCCGGGCAGATCCCGCTCGACCCGGCCACCGGCGCACTGGTGGAAGGCGACATCGGCCTGCAGGCGCGGCGGGTGTTCGACAACCTGCGCGCGGTCTGCGAGGCGGCCGGCGGCTCGCTCGCCGGCCTCGTGCGCATCGGCATCTACCTGACCGACCTGGGCGACTTCGCGACCGTCAACGAGGTCATGAAGGACTACTTCGCCGCGCCGTATCCGGCCCGCTCCACGATCCAGGTCAGCGGCCTGCCGCGCGGCGCCGCGGTCGAAGTGGACGCGATCCTCGTACTGGGCTGA